In a single window of the Micrococcaceae bacterium Sec5.7 genome:
- a CDS encoding amino acid ABC transporter permease, with protein sequence MNPSDGGTAAATRSGQLGGDHEGEAIKAIPLRHPWRSLTAVFLVLALAIFILDAAQREDYGWADVGKYIFDRRISEAALVTLQLTVYSMVIAIVLGLLLALMRLSPNPVVKSVAWLYLWIFRGTPVYVQLVFWGIVSLIYPVFTVGIPFMEPWLTVPNGIFTNLFITAVVGLALNEAAYMSEIVRAGLLSVDEGQEEASRALAMSWGQTMRVVVVPQAMKIIIPPTGNEVISMLKTTSLVAAIPLSIDLYGVSRGISAVTFTPVPLLIVASIWYLLFTSVLMVGQHFIEKRFSRGTGRRKTDRPTAAGDPATATPAAAVPGSARPGNDAGGKG encoded by the coding sequence ATGAACCCTTCTGACGGCGGCACCGCAGCAGCAACGAGATCCGGGCAGCTCGGCGGTGATCACGAAGGGGAGGCCATCAAGGCCATCCCGCTGCGACACCCCTGGCGGTCGCTGACGGCCGTGTTTCTGGTGCTCGCCCTGGCAATCTTTATTCTCGATGCCGCCCAGCGCGAGGACTACGGCTGGGCGGACGTGGGCAAGTACATCTTTGACCGCCGGATCAGCGAGGCGGCGCTTGTCACCCTGCAGCTGACAGTCTATTCAATGGTGATCGCCATTGTCCTGGGACTCCTGCTCGCCCTGATGCGGCTGTCTCCGAACCCCGTGGTAAAGAGCGTCGCGTGGCTCTACCTTTGGATCTTCCGAGGTACCCCGGTCTACGTGCAGCTGGTGTTCTGGGGGATTGTCTCCCTGATTTACCCAGTGTTCACCGTGGGAATTCCCTTTATGGAACCGTGGCTGACCGTACCCAACGGCATCTTCACCAACCTCTTCATCACCGCAGTGGTGGGGCTGGCACTCAATGAAGCGGCTTACATGTCAGAGATTGTGCGCGCCGGGCTCCTCTCCGTGGACGAGGGCCAGGAGGAGGCCTCCCGGGCACTGGCCATGTCCTGGGGCCAGACCATGCGTGTTGTTGTGGTCCCGCAGGCCATGAAGATCATCATCCCGCCCACCGGCAACGAGGTCATCTCGATGCTGAAAACCACGTCCCTCGTGGCCGCGATCCCCCTGAGCATCGACTTGTACGGCGTGTCACGGGGCATCTCCGCGGTGACCTTCACCCCGGTGCCGCTCCTGATAGTGGCCTCCATCTGGTACCTGCTCTTTACCTCGGTGCTGATGGTGGGCCAGCACTTCATCGAAAAGCGCTTCTCCCGCGGAACCGGGCGTCGCAAGACAGACCGGCCGACAGCGGCTGGCGATCCGGCGACGGCCACACCCGCCGCGGCTGTTCCCGGCAGCGCCCGGCCCGGCAACGACGCAGGAGGCAAGGGATGA
- a CDS encoding ABC transporter substrate-binding protein — translation MRARYALPALTAAAALMLTGCVDNSAPPAASGAANPADTVTVQKDEAIAALLPEKMKSAGVLNVGMANNYPPNEFKDGDGKPAGWSVDLTNALGQKLGLKVNFDIGTFDNILPAIKAGKDHMGMSSFTDTPEREKQTDFINYFSAGIQWASAKGKTVDPDNACGLKVAVQATTYEDTHEVPAKSKACTDAGKPAITIFKYDAQDQATNALAVGQVEAMSADSPVTLYAISQTKDKLQTAGDAFEVAPYGIPVAKDSEFAPVLQQALQALIDDGSYTKILTKWGVQSGGVKTAALNVAAKG, via the coding sequence ATGCGCGCCCGCTACGCACTTCCCGCCCTCACCGCAGCCGCTGCACTGATGCTCACCGGGTGTGTGGACAACAGCGCCCCTCCGGCCGCCAGCGGCGCCGCCAATCCGGCGGACACCGTGACGGTGCAGAAGGACGAAGCGATCGCTGCCCTGCTGCCGGAGAAGATGAAATCCGCCGGCGTCCTCAACGTGGGCATGGCCAACAACTACCCTCCCAACGAATTCAAGGATGGCGATGGCAAGCCGGCCGGCTGGTCGGTGGATCTCACCAACGCCCTCGGGCAGAAGCTGGGGCTGAAGGTCAACTTCGACATCGGCACCTTCGACAACATCCTGCCCGCCATCAAGGCCGGCAAGGACCACATGGGTATGTCCTCCTTCACCGACACCCCGGAGCGCGAGAAGCAGACAGACTTCATCAACTACTTCTCCGCAGGCATCCAATGGGCCTCCGCCAAGGGCAAGACCGTTGATCCGGACAACGCCTGCGGGCTCAAGGTTGCGGTGCAGGCCACCACCTACGAGGACACCCATGAGGTTCCGGCCAAGTCAAAGGCCTGCACCGATGCCGGAAAGCCGGCCATCACCATCTTCAAGTACGACGCCCAGGACCAGGCCACCAACGCCCTGGCCGTGGGACAGGTGGAGGCGATGAGCGCCGACTCGCCGGTGACCCTGTATGCGATCTCGCAGACCAAGGACAAGCTGCAGACAGCCGGGGATGCTTTTGAAGTGGCGCCATACGGAATACCTGTGGCCAAGGACAGCGAATTCGCGCCCGTGCTTCAGCAGGCATTGCAGGCACTGATCGACGACGGCAGCTACACCAAAATCCTCACCAAGTGGGGCGTCCAGAGCGGCGGCGTCAAAACAGCCGCCCTCAACGTCGCCGCCAAAGGGTAG
- a CDS encoding MFS transporter produces the protein MSAATPCAGAPAVSSQRGRFGRLPLLAGTGFIPLGLFARLPLAMLTVGALTLITSASGSYAIGGTAAGAVGIGSALGAPVLGALADRLGQRSVLLVAAVLNSIAVLALILAAYSIPGVVQFGTAAPVFAASLIAGASCPQVGPLARVRWMALTSKGSRAENATDLDTALSYEGTADELTFVLGPALVGILASLVAPWLPLALAAALTITLVPAFAVHRTQLAVPRRAARSSSVRANLGDGPGTRLRRRARLSAAVALPVLAMVCMGTFFGSTQTALSSFSAGFTGSEIAGLLYAVMGLSSAGAALSVAYWPQTFAVTSRWLVSAGLMTGLSILLLLPSSEWTMVLVLLVLGLPVGPVMVTVFAIGGLVAPAGRLGTVMTALASGIVAGTAIGSSIAGQLAQSQGYSAAFVVPVCSAAALFLLGAAAAVVVRQKKRIPVVESPTE, from the coding sequence GTGTCCGCTGCGACACCTTGTGCCGGCGCCCCTGCGGTTTCCAGCCAGCGCGGCCGTTTCGGCAGGCTTCCGCTCCTGGCCGGCACGGGGTTCATCCCACTCGGCCTGTTTGCCAGGCTGCCGTTGGCCATGCTCACGGTGGGCGCGCTGACGCTCATCACCTCGGCCAGCGGTTCATACGCGATCGGTGGTACCGCTGCCGGCGCCGTCGGCATCGGCTCCGCCTTAGGCGCGCCGGTGCTGGGTGCACTCGCCGACCGGCTCGGCCAGCGTTCCGTCCTGTTGGTGGCCGCGGTCCTCAACTCCATCGCGGTTCTTGCCCTTATCTTGGCGGCCTATTCGATACCCGGTGTGGTTCAGTTCGGAACTGCCGCCCCCGTGTTCGCGGCTTCCTTAATCGCCGGAGCCAGCTGCCCCCAGGTGGGTCCGCTGGCCCGCGTGCGGTGGATGGCGCTGACCTCCAAGGGCAGCCGGGCAGAGAACGCCACTGATCTCGATACCGCTTTGTCCTACGAAGGCACAGCCGACGAACTCACGTTTGTCCTTGGCCCCGCGCTGGTGGGAATCCTTGCCAGCCTCGTGGCGCCGTGGCTTCCACTGGCTCTCGCGGCGGCATTAACCATCACTCTGGTCCCGGCTTTTGCTGTCCACCGCACCCAGCTGGCCGTTCCGCGACGCGCGGCCCGCAGTTCATCCGTCAGAGCTAATCTGGGGGACGGGCCCGGTACCCGGCTGCGGCGGCGGGCAAGGTTGTCGGCAGCGGTTGCGCTGCCAGTCCTGGCGATGGTCTGCATGGGAACATTCTTCGGTTCCACGCAGACGGCCCTCAGCTCCTTCTCCGCCGGCTTTACCGGCTCCGAAATTGCGGGCCTGCTGTATGCGGTGATGGGCCTGAGCTCCGCCGGGGCCGCATTGTCCGTGGCGTATTGGCCGCAGACGTTCGCCGTGACGTCCCGCTGGCTGGTGAGTGCGGGGCTGATGACGGGGTTGTCGATCCTGTTGCTCCTGCCCTCATCGGAGTGGACCATGGTGCTGGTGCTGCTTGTCCTGGGGTTGCCGGTTGGGCCCGTAATGGTGACGGTCTTTGCGATCGGCGGCCTCGTTGCGCCTGCCGGACGGCTCGGAACGGTGATGACAGCGCTGGCCAGTGGCATCGTCGCAGGCACGGCCATCGGTTCGTCCATCGCGGGACAACTGGCCCAAAGCCAGGGCTATTCGGCCGCTTTTGTCGTTCCCGTTTGCTCAGCAGCGGCACTGTTCCTGCTCGGTGCGGCTGCCGCCGTCGTCGTCCGTCAGAAAAAGCGAATCCCTGTGGTTGAAAGCCCAACTGAGTAG
- a CDS encoding amino acid ABC transporter ATP-binding protein — translation MTGMPMVHADRVSKSFGTNKVLRSISLTVNAGEVLCIVGPSGSGKSTFLRCINHLERVDAGRLSVEGQLVGYRQKGDKLYELKPKEAAFQRREIGMVFQRFNLFPHLTAVENIIQAPMNVKGISKSAATARAMDLLKRVGLGDKGDYYPAHLSGGQQQRVAIARALAMDPKLMLFDEPTSALDPELVGEVLDVMKELAASGMTMIVVTHEMGFAREVADSLVFMDDGVVVESGDPRQVLTDPQHERTRAFLSKVL, via the coding sequence ATGACAGGCATGCCGATGGTGCACGCGGACCGTGTGTCAAAGAGTTTCGGAACCAACAAGGTGCTGCGCAGCATCAGCCTGACGGTCAATGCCGGCGAGGTGCTGTGCATCGTGGGTCCCAGCGGCTCCGGCAAATCAACGTTCCTGCGCTGTATCAATCACCTGGAACGGGTGGACGCCGGCAGGCTCTCAGTGGAGGGCCAGCTGGTGGGGTACCGGCAGAAGGGAGACAAGCTCTACGAACTCAAGCCGAAGGAGGCGGCGTTCCAGCGCCGCGAGATCGGCATGGTCTTCCAGCGTTTTAACCTGTTTCCGCACCTCACAGCGGTGGAAAACATCATCCAGGCGCCGATGAACGTCAAAGGCATCTCCAAGTCCGCGGCCACGGCACGCGCCATGGACCTTCTGAAACGTGTGGGCCTGGGCGACAAGGGCGACTACTACCCGGCCCATCTCTCCGGCGGCCAGCAACAGCGTGTTGCGATTGCCCGCGCATTGGCCATGGACCCGAAGCTGATGCTGTTCGACGAGCCCACCAGCGCGCTGGACCCGGAGCTGGTGGGCGAGGTCCTGGATGTGATGAAGGAACTGGCCGCCAGCGGCATGACCATGATCGTTGTGACGCATGAGATGGGATTCGCGCGCGAAGTGGCCGATTCCCTGGTCTTTATGGACGACGGCGTGGTGGTGGAGTCCGGCGATCCGCGTCAGGTGCTCACCGACCCGCAGCATGAACGGACCCGGGCATTCCTCTCGAAGGTGCTCTAG